Within Pyramidobacter piscolens W5455, the genomic segment ACGCCACCGACGTCAGTCAGCGCCCTGCGGATTTTTTCGCGGCAGACGTCGCAGGCAATGCCCTCGATGAACAGCGCCTTGTAATCGATACGCTCGATTTTGAAAATGACCGGACGTGTCCCATCGCTACAGCAAGCGATCATGATCCTCTCGTCGTTCGTCCAGTTTCTCATGATGGAACCGCCTTGAAGGGCCGTGTAAACATAACGGCTGATCGCATCCCACGCTTCAGAGCACTGAGTCCCTTTCCCCATGGTCCAGAAATCGTCCCGACCGCCATAGCGTTCGAAAACGAACTCCTGCCCTTCCTCGTAAAACCGGCAGGGACCGGAACTTGGGTCCGCCAGATACTCCCGCTGCAAATCAGGATACAGTTCTTTTTTCAGAACGGTGATTTTGCATTTGTGCTGCACTATGATCCCCCCTGAAATTTATTGATTCCCCTGGCGCCAGTATAGCAAAAA encodes:
- a CDS encoding TIGR04076 family protein; the encoded protein is MQHKCKITVLKKELYPDLQREYLADPSSGPCRFYEEGQEFVFERYGGRDDFWTMGKGTQCSEAWDAISRYVYTALQGGSIMRNWTNDERIMIACCSDGTRPVIFKIERIDYKALFIEGIACDVCREKIRRALTDVGGVTGVAYRENFTEVILEREVPDAVLKKAVEDCGEYRVLKID